CACGGTGACGGGCCGGGCGTGGGTCCGTATGCGGCGCTGGAGGCCGCGGACGATCTGGCCGATGGTGGTCCGTGGCGGCGTAGCGCCGCGCAGGTCGGCCCGGACGGCGGGGGCGTCGAGGTCGAGGCCGCCGGTGCGCGGGGAGAAGGTGTAGCCGTGTTCGGTGACGGTCAGGGTGATGACGGCCGTGGTGGGGGCGGCGAGGGCGTCGAGGAGTTCGGCGGGCTGCTCGGTGGCCACCAGGGCGCCGGTGTGTACGGCGGGGACGGTGACGCGGGTGTCGTCGGGGGAGATCTCCACGACGGCGTAGGCCATCTCCTGGTCGCGCATCGCGCGTGCCACGGTGGCGGAGTGGCTGGCCACGCCGAGGATGCCCCAGGGGCCGTCGGTGTGGCGCAGGGCGGCGGCGGTGTGGACGGCCTGGTGGGCGCGGTGGAAGTTGCCGAGGCCCAGGTGGACGATGCCGGTTTCGGCGGGTGGATGGGGGAGGGTGAGGGCGGCCGCGGGGGTGGTGGCGCGGCGGAGGCGGGGGAGGGGCATGGGTGTCACCAGTCCGTCATCGAGCCGTCGAGTCGTCGCGCGACCGGCAGATAGGCGGGTTCGTAGGGGTGGCGGGCGGCGAGTTCCTGGTCGATCTCGACGCCGATGCCGGGCGCGTCGCCGGGGTGGAGGTGGCCGTCGGCGTAGGACCAGGCGTGCCGGAACACCTCGTGGACCAGGGGTTCGTAGCCCATGTACTCCTGGATGGCGAAGTTGGGGGTGGCCAGGCCGAGGTGGAGTGAGGCGCCGAGGGCGACGGGGGAGATGTCCGAGGGGCCGTGCGGTCCGAGCCGCACCTGCCAGAGGTCGGCGAGGGTGGCGATGCGCCGCAGATGGCTGATGCCGCCCGCGTGGCTCACACAGGTGCGAATGAAGTCGATCAGCTGCTCGGTGATCAGTGTCTGGCACTCCCAGACGGTGTTGAACACCTCGCCGATGGCCAGCGGGACGGTGGTGTGGCGGCGGATGTGCCGCAGCACCTCCTGGTTCTCGGCGGGGGTGACGTCCTCCAGCCAGAAGAGGTCCGCCGGTTCCAGGGCGCGGCCGAGCCGGGCGGCCTCGCCGGGGGTGAGCCGGTGGTGGGTGTCGTGGAGCAGTTTCAGCTCGGGGCCCACGTGTTCGCGGATCCGCGTGAGGACGCGGGGGATGTGGCGGAGGTAGGCGTCGGTGTCCCAGGTCTCCTCGACGGGGGCGGCGCCCCGGCCGGCGGGTTCGTATCCGGTGCCGCTCCTGCTGACGCCGTAGACCAACTCCAGTCCGGGGACGCCGCTTTGGGCCCGTACGGCGCGGAAGCCGCGCTCCCGCCGTACCTCGATGGACTCCAGCAGCTGGGGGAGGTCCCAGCCGGTGGCGTGGGTGTAGGCGAGGACGCGGTCGCGGACCGCGCCGCCCAGCAGCTGGTAGACGGGCTGTCCGGTGGTCTTGCCCTTGATGTCCCACAGCGCGATGTCCACCGCGCCGATGGCGGTCATCGTCACCGGTCCGCGCCGCCAGTAGGCGCCGCGGTAGAGGTACTGCCAGGTGTCCTCGACGCGGGCCGGGTCGCGGCCGATGAGGAGGGGGGCGAGGTGGTCACGGAGGTAGGAGGCGACGGCGAGTTCGCGGCCGTTGAGGGTGGCGTCGCCCCAGCCGGTGACGCCGTCCGCGGTGGTGATTTTGAGGAGGACGAAGTTGCGCCCCGGGCTGGTGACGAGGACGTCGACGTCGGTGATGGTGTCGGTTGCCGTCACGGGGCCACCGCCACCACGTTGTGGAGGGGTTCGCCCGTGGCGAGCCGGCGGATGTTGGCGGTGATGTCGGCGGTGCGGTGGACGAAGGTCTGGCGGGTGAGGCCGGAGGAGTGTGGGGTCATCAGCACGTTGTCCAGCGTGTCGAAGGGGTGCTTGCCGGGGGTGGCGGTGTGGCCGTCGGCCGGGTACCGGTACCAGACGTCGATCGCGGCGCCGCCGATGGTGCGGTCGCTCAGCGCCTGGTACAGCGCGTCCTCGTCCACGACGGGTCCGCGGCCGACGTTGACCAGGACCGCGTCCGGGCGCATCCGGGACAGCTCGGCCGTGCCGATCAGCCCGGTGGTGTCCTCGGTGAGCGGCACGGACACCACCACGGCGTCGCAGCTCTCCAGCAGGGCGTGGAGGTCCTTGACGGTCCCGGCCCACAGCAGTCCGTGGGCGGCCGCGTCCACGTCCCCGCGCCGGGTGACGGCGATGCCCCGCGCGCCGAACGCCTGGAACAGCCGCCAGCAGCGGGCCCCGATGTGTCCGAAGCCGATGAACCCGACGGTGGCGGTGGTCAGGTCCTCCGCCCAGGGTGCCCGTGGGTCATGGGCGGGGGAGTCCCAGTGTGCTTCCCGGCGCAGTGCGGTGTGCTGGCGCAGAAAGCCACGGCGCATCAGGATCGTGGTGGACACGGTGTATTCGGCGATGGCGTTCTCGTGGTGGTAGGTGTTGGCCACCCGGGTGCCCGGGGCCAGCGCGGCGGTGTCGATGTTGTCCGTTCCGGCTCCGGCGGCGTGGACCAGCCGGAGCCGGGTGGCGGCCGCGGCCATGGTGGCGGTGCACCGGCCCGAGACGAGGACGTCCGCGTCCGTCATGGCGGCTTCGACCGCCTCGGTGTGCCGGGGGTCGGGCCAGTGGACGACCGTGCCGTGGGGGAGGGCGGCCTCGAATTCGGTGCGCAGCGGGGCGAGGTTGGGGTCGGCGACCACCACGGTCAGGGGGTCGGCGGTCATGAGGCGTCCTTGGTGGCGGGGCCGGTGGGCGCGGTGGCCGTGGCGGGCCGGTGCCGGGGGGTGCGGGTGGTGGCGGGGCCGGTGGAGTCGCGCACGATGAGCTGCGTGGACAGTCGGTGGGTACGCGGGATCTGCCGTTCGCCCGCGAGGACCTGCCCCAGCATCTGGAGGCTGAGCGCCCCGGCGCGGGCCATGGGCACGGCGACGCTGGTCAGGGACGGCTGGGACACCTCGGCGAAGGGGATGTCGTCGAACCCGATGACGCTGAGGTCTCCGGGCACGGTCAGCCCCAGCGCCCGGGCGCCGGTCAGCACGCCGAACGCCATCAGGTCGTTGTGGGCGATGACGGCGGAGGCGCCCGAGGCCATGACACTCGCGGCGGCGGCGGTGCCGCCCGCCACCGTCTCGGACTGCCAGCCGAGCAACTCCAGCTCCAGTCCGGCGCGTCCGGTCTCGGCGCGGATGAGGTCGACGCGGTGGGCGTTGGACCAGGAGCGCCGCATGCCCTGGACGTAGGCGATCCGCCGGTGTCCGAGGGCGGCGAGGTACTCCACGGCCTGGCGCATCCCGTGGGCGGCGTCGGCGAGCACACAGTCGGTGCCGGACGTTTCGCGGTTGACCAGCACGGTGGGGGTGCGGCCGCAGATGTCGAGCACATCGTCCGCGTCCAGCCGTGGGGAGCACACGACCAGGCCGTCCGCCCGCTCCCGCAGATGTGTGAGGACCTCGCGCTCACGGTCCGGGTCGAGGTCGGTGTCGGCGAGGACGACGGTCTGCCTGTGGTGCCGGCACTCGCCCTGTGCGGCCTTGACGAAGGCTCCGAAGACGGGGTTGGCGATATCGGGGACGACGAGCGCGACGGTGGCGGTCTCGGCCCGGGCCGCGGTGGCGCTCTCGGCGGTGCGCGCCACGGGTGGTTCGTACCCCAGCTCCTGCGCGACGGTCAGCACCTTGCGCAGGGTCTGGGGGCCGAGCCGGCCGGGGTCGCTGAACGCCCGGGATGCCGTGGACAGCGCGACGTTCGCGCCCTTGGCGACATCGGTCAGGGTGGGGGCCATGGCAGCCCGTTACCGGTGTGACGGGGTGGGGTGGGTGAACGGCATGTGGCATGGTCTTCACCGTTGCGCAACCTTGTCAATGCTTGCCAACACATTGGCAAGGCCGGTCGGCGCCGAAGCTTTCCGCGGCCCGGAGAGGTCTTTCGCGTGCCCGGAGCGAGTCTTTCGCGGTCCGGCGAAGCCTTCCCCGGCCCAACGGGTGCATGCGTGCGCGTGTATGCACATAATGGTGGCATGGAGTCCCATCACCACGGACACCGGCACCACCACCGCCGGCACCAGCTCGCGCATCTGCTGAAACCGCACTCCCACGAGTCGGCGCAGAAGGTCGACTCCGCGCTGGAGTCCTCGGCCGAGGGCATGCGTGCCCTGTGGCTGTCCCTCGCCGTCCTCGGCGCCACCGCGGTCCTCCAAGCCGCGGTCGTCGTGCTGTCCGGCTCGGTGGCGCTGCTGGGCGACACCGTTCACAACGCCGCCGACGCGCTGACCGCGCTGCCGCTCGGCGTGGCGTTCGTCCTGGGACGCCGCGCGGCGGACCGCCGGTTCACCTACGGCTACGGCCGGGCCGAGGACCTGGCCGGGATCGTCATCGTCCTGACCATCGCCGCCTCGGCGGCCCTGGCCGCGTACGAGGCCGTGGAGCGGCTGCTGCACCCGCGCGCCATGTCCCATCCGGGCGTCGTCGCGGTCGCGGCGGCCCTCGGCTTCATCGGCAACGAATGGGTGGCCCGCCACCGGATCCGGGTCGGGCGCCGGATCGGCTCCGCGGCCCTGGTCGCCGACGGACTGCACGCCCGCACCGACGGCTTCACCTCCCTGGCCGTGCTGCTGGGCGCGGGCGGCGCGGCGCTCGGCCGGCAGCTCGCGGACCCGATCGTCGGCCTGGCCATCACCGCCGCCATCCTGCTCGTCCTCAAGGACGCCGCCCGCGAGGTGTTCCGGCGGCTGATGGACTCCGTCGACCCGGCGGTGATCGACGCGGGCGAGGCCGCCCTGCGCGAGGTCCCCGGAGTGCTCGGGGTGACCGAACTCCGGATGCGCTGGATCGGCCACCGGCTGCGTGCCGAGGTCACGGTCGAGGTGGACGGCGGCCTGGAACTGCGGGCGGCGCACGATGTGGCGGTCGGGGCCGAACACGCCCTCCTCCACGCGGTGCCCCGGCTGACCGCCGCCCTGGTGCACACCGATCCGGCCCCCGGGCCGGGTGCGGAGGACCCGCATCGCCTGCTGGCCCACCACGCCGTGTGAGCGCCACCTGGAGACGGATGGGGGCTC
This genomic interval from Streptomyces asiaticus contains the following:
- the manD gene encoding D-mannonate dehydratase ManD; the protein is MTATDTITDVDVLVTSPGRNFVLLKITTADGVTGWGDATLNGRELAVASYLRDHLAPLLIGRDPARVEDTWQYLYRGAYWRRGPVTMTAIGAVDIALWDIKGKTTGQPVYQLLGGAVRDRVLAYTHATGWDLPQLLESIEVRRERGFRAVRAQSGVPGLELVYGVSRSGTGYEPAGRGAAPVEETWDTDAYLRHIPRVLTRIREHVGPELKLLHDTHHRLTPGEAARLGRALEPADLFWLEDVTPAENQEVLRHIRRHTTVPLAIGEVFNTVWECQTLITEQLIDFIRTCVSHAGGISHLRRIATLADLWQVRLGPHGPSDISPVALGASLHLGLATPNFAIQEYMGYEPLVHEVFRHAWSYADGHLHPGDAPGIGVEIDQELAARHPYEPAYLPVARRLDGSMTDW
- a CDS encoding 2-hydroxyacid dehydrogenase, translating into MTADPLTVVVADPNLAPLRTEFEAALPHGTVVHWPDPRHTEAVEAAMTDADVLVSGRCTATMAAAATRLRLVHAAGAGTDNIDTAALAPGTRVANTYHHENAIAEYTVSTTILMRRGFLRQHTALRREAHWDSPAHDPRAPWAEDLTTATVGFIGFGHIGARCWRLFQAFGARGIAVTRRGDVDAAAHGLLWAGTVKDLHALLESCDAVVVSVPLTEDTTGLIGTAELSRMRPDAVLVNVGRGPVVDEDALYQALSDRTIGGAAIDVWYRYPADGHTATPGKHPFDTLDNVLMTPHSSGLTRQTFVHRTADITANIRRLATGEPLHNVVAVAP
- a CDS encoding LacI family DNA-binding transcriptional regulator — translated: MAPTLTDVAKGANVALSTASRAFSDPGRLGPQTLRKVLTVAQELGYEPPVARTAESATAARAETATVALVVPDIANPVFGAFVKAAQGECRHHRQTVVLADTDLDPDREREVLTHLRERADGLVVCSPRLDADDVLDICGRTPTVLVNRETSGTDCVLADAAHGMRQAVEYLAALGHRRIAYVQGMRRSWSNAHRVDLIRAETGRAGLELELLGWQSETVAGGTAAAASVMASGASAVIAHNDLMAFGVLTGARALGLTVPGDLSVIGFDDIPFAEVSQPSLTSVAVPMARAGALSLQMLGQVLAGERQIPRTHRLSTQLIVRDSTGPATTRTPRHRPATATAPTGPATKDAS
- a CDS encoding cation diffusion facilitator family transporter yields the protein MESHHHGHRHHHRRHQLAHLLKPHSHESAQKVDSALESSAEGMRALWLSLAVLGATAVLQAAVVVLSGSVALLGDTVHNAADALTALPLGVAFVLGRRAADRRFTYGYGRAEDLAGIVIVLTIAASAALAAYEAVERLLHPRAMSHPGVVAVAAALGFIGNEWVARHRIRVGRRIGSAALVADGLHARTDGFTSLAVLLGAGGAALGRQLADPIVGLAITAAILLVLKDAAREVFRRLMDSVDPAVIDAGEAALREVPGVLGVTELRMRWIGHRLRAEVTVEVDGGLELRAAHDVAVGAEHALLHAVPRLTAALVHTDPAPGPGAEDPHRLLAHHAV